One Rosa chinensis cultivar Old Blush chromosome 5, RchiOBHm-V2, whole genome shotgun sequence genomic region harbors:
- the LOC112167774 gene encoding CBL-interacting serine/threonine-protein kinase 16 — protein MELVLNKTLGTCSTENLDPSLRKKKRDFYLRERERDWRSCQIGNRNLLCEGGELLDKILSRGGRYTEEDAKVIVVQILSVIAYCHLQGVVHRDLKPEVMLAFFSVGMNLLSGLGAKIERESKLKLNDFDKACHLVVE, from the exons ATGGAACTTGTTCTTAACAAAACATTAGGAACTTGTTCTACAGAGAATTTAGACCCTTCtctcagaaaaaagaaaagagacttttatctcagagagagagagagagattggagATCTTGTCAGATCGGGAACAGAAACCT GTTGTGTGAAGGTGGAGAACTACTGGATAAAATTTTGTCCAG GGGTGGAAGATACACAGAAGAAGATGCTAAAGTTATTGTTGTGCAAATATTAAGTGTTATTGCCTATTGTCATCTTCAGGGAGTTGTGCATCGTGATCTAAAGCCAGAG GTAATGCTAGCCTTCTTTTCGGTGGGCATGAATTTGTTGTCAGGTCTTGGTGCAAAGATTGAGAGAGAGTCCAAGCTGAAGCTCAATGACTTTGACAAG GCTTGCCATCTGGTTGTTGAGTAA
- the LOC112164346 gene encoding uncharacterized protein LOC112164346 yields the protein MPGGRMAHSRFKIPLNLDASSTCCISKQSNLAELIRRSSAIICEEAPMMHRFAFEALDRTFEDIIGGDLLFGGKVIIFGGDFRQVLPVVHKGTRSQMVQASLVNSSFWKDVRILRLQQNMRSINDPEFSKFLLNVGNGGQPSVVEAYMVEWAIITPKNDDVDVLNEMIIKQFPGPERILYSFDSVEDDTRNMYQQEFLNSISPSAEMVTGDVLFVGSTKILPGRALGI from the exons ATGCCTGGTGGGAGAATGGCACACTCCAGGTTTAAAATTCCACTCAATCTTGATGCATCTTCTACATGCTGTATTAGTAAACAATCTAATTTAGCAGAGTTGATACGAAGATCATCAGCGATTATTTGTGAAGAGGCACCAATGATGCATAGATTTGCATTTGAAGCTCTTGATCGGACTTTTGAAGACATAATAGGTGGTGATTTGCTATTTGGGGGCAAAGTGATTATTTTTGGGGGAGATTTCCGACAAGTTCTACCCGTTGTCCATAAGGGTACAAGGTCTCAGATGGTCCAAGCCAGTCTGGTTAACTCTTCATTTTGGAAAGATGTGAGGATTCTTCGTTTGCAGCAAAATATGAGATCTATCAATGATCCAGAGTTCTCAAAGTTTTTACTTAATGTTGGTAATGGAGGACAACCATCTGTGGTTGAAG CGTATATGGTTGAATGGGCAATAATCACTCCAAAGAATGATGATGTTGACGTGCTTAATGAGATGATCATAAAGCAATTTCCAGGGCCTGAACGTATCCTGTACTCTTTCGACTCAGTTGAGGATGACACCAGAAATATGTACCAACAAGAATTCTTAAATTCAATTTCACCTTCTG CTGAGATGGTTACTGGGGATGTTCTGTTTGTTGGAAGTACTAAGATTCTCCCAGGTAGGGCTTTGGGGATTTga
- the LOC112164345 gene encoding uncharacterized protein LOC112164345, producing MRQLARSNGSQVPGNGANQNDKNNGNHIAVNEGTYENSRMRLSHIRQLARSNRSQMPNSGVNQNAPNNEDHIVLNQGTSENVIPQNSMTYNNSVVQIRPDDESILLRGGRLLQQYVVDNYVKIETQKLKWIRSNQDTLRRELYNGLQDSLNAGENNAGNIGRRTIIPSSFIGSPRDMHQRYQDAMALVQKYGKPNIFLTMTCNPNWEEIKAELLPGQVAQDRPDLCTRIFRAKFEELKEDIIKKGVLGTAVAHVYVIEFQKRGLPHVHMLLMLNDDDKLNNPDDYDKIVRAEIPSQDEEPELYNAVLRHMIHGPCGAHKRNALCMKRGSCKRGYPKPLSANTFQENDSYPIYPRRDVHPNAESDFNQSRQVDNSWVIPYNPWLLTKYDCHINVEVCCSIKSVKYLYKYVYKGPDRLTFEVRPEANEDEIRNFVDARWVCAPEAL from the exons ATGAGGCAATTAGCGCGGTCAAATGGATCCCAAGTGCCTGGTAATGGAGCTAATCAAAATGATAAGAACAATGGTAATCACATAGCGGTCAATGAAG GAACATATGAAAATTCTAGAATGCGCTTGAGTCATATAAGGCAACTAGCACGGTCAAATAGGTCGCAAATGCCTAATAGTGGAGTTAACCAAAATGCTCCGAATAATGAAGATCACATAGTACTCAATCAAG gaACCTCTGAAAATGTCATTCCTCAAAATAGCATGACCTATAATAACAGTGTTGTCCAA ATTCGTCCAGATGATGAATCAATTTTACTTCGAGGAGGCCGCCTGTTACAACAATATGTCGTCGATAATTATGTGAAAATTGAGACACAAAAGCTTAAATGGATTCGCAGTAATCAAGATACCCTGCGACGTGAACTTTATAATGGACTCCAAGACTCGCTAAATGCTGGTGAAAACAATGCAG GTAACATTGGTCGCAGAACTATTATACCTTCCTCATTTATCGGTAGTCCACGTGATATGCACCAGAGATACCAAGATGCAATGGCTTTAGTCCAAAAATACGGGAAGCCAAATATTTTCCTCACAATGACATGCAACCCGAATTGGGAAGAAATAAAGGCAGAGTTATTACCGGGTCAAGTGGCACAAGATCGCCCTGATTTATGTACCCGGATTTTTCGTGCCAAATTTGAAGAGCTGAAGGAAGATATTATCAAAAAAGGGGTCTTAGGTACTGCTGTTGCACATGTTTATGTCATCGAATTTCAAAAACGTGGTCTCCCACATGTTCATATGCTTCTCATGTTAAATGACGATGATAAGTTGAATAACCCGGATGATTATGACAAAATTGTTCGAGCTGAAATACCAAGTCAAGATGAAGAACCGGAGTTGTACAATGCCGTATTAAGGCACATGATACATGGTCCATGTGGAGCACATAAGCGTAACGCCCTATGTATGAAGCGTGGGAGTTGTAAACGAGGTTATCCTAAGCCCCTTTCAGCCAACACATTTCAAGAGAATGACTCTTATCCCATTTACCCTAGGCGAGATGTTCACCCAAATGCAGAATCTGATTTCAATCAAAGTAGACAAGTAGATAACAGTTGGGTTATTCCGTACAACCCTTGGCTACTCACAAAATATGATTGTCATATCAATGTCGAAGTCTGTTGCAGCATTAAGAGTGTTAAGTATTTGTATAAATATGTCTACAAAGGTCCAGATAGATTAACATTTGAAGTTCGACCCGAAGCTAATGAAGATGAAATAAGGAATTTTGTTGATGCAAGATGGGTTTGTGCACCAGAGGCTTTGTGA